The Prionailurus viverrinus isolate Anna chromosome B4, UM_Priviv_1.0, whole genome shotgun sequence genome has a window encoding:
- the NECAP1 gene encoding adaptin ear-binding coat-associated protein 1, translating into MAAELEYESVLCVKPDVSVYRIPPRASNRGYRASDWKLDQPDWTGRLRITSKGKIAYIKLEDKVSGELFAQAPVEQYPGIAVETVTDSSRYFVIRIQDGTGRSAFIGIGFTDRGDAFDFNVSLQDHFKWVKQESEISRESQEMDTRPKLDLGFKEGQTIKLSIGNITTKKGGASKPKAAGTGGLSLLPPPPGGKVTIPPPSSSVAISNHVTPPPIPKSNHGGSDADILLDLDAPAPVPAPAPAPVSASNDLWGDFSTASSSVPNQAPQPSNWVQF; encoded by the exons ATGGCGGCGGAGTTGGAGTACGAGTCTGTTCTGTGTGTGAAGCCCGACGTTAGCGTCTACCGGATCCCTCCCCGGGCCTCCAACCGCGGTTACAG GGCATCTGACTGGAAATTAGACCAGCCTGATTGGACTGGCCGCCTCCGAATCACTTCAAAAGGGAAGATTGCTTATATCAAGCTTGAGGATAAAGTTTCAG GGGAGCTCTTTGCTCAGGCACCAGTAGAACAATATCCTGGTATTGCTGTGGAGACAGTGACAGATTCCAGCCGCTACTTTGTAATCCGGATCCAGGATGGTACTG GGCGTAGTGCTTTCATTGGCATTGGCTTCACAGATCGGGGTGATGCCTTTGACTTTAATGTCTCCTTGCAAGATCATTTCAA GTGGGTAAAGCAGGAATCTGAGATTTCCAGAGAATCTCAGGAAATGGACACTCGTCCCAAGTTGGATCTGGGCTTCAAGGAAGGACAGACCATCAAGTTGAGTATTGGG aacATTACAACTAAGAAAGGTGGTGCTTCCAAGCCCAAGGCTGCGGGAACTGGGGGCCTGAGCCTGCTCCCGCCCCCACCTGGAGGCAAAGTCACCATCCCCCCACCATCCTCCTCAGTTGCCATCAGCAATCATGTCACTCCACCACCCATTCCAAAATCTAACCATGGAGGTAGTGATGCAG ATATCCTTTTAGATTTGGATGCTCCTGCTCCTGTCCCGGCACCAGCACCAGCTCCAGTGTCTGCAAGCAATGACTTGTGGGGAGACTTTAGCACTGCTTCCAG CTCTGTTCCAAACCAGGCACCACAGCCATCCAACTGGGTCCAGTTCTGA